The Flavobacterium praedii genome window below encodes:
- a CDS encoding polysaccharide biosynthesis tyrosine autokinase: protein MLDIKDFTVFENHPSFDFKGFLIKILSYWKWFLLSVFVALMIAYQVNIRKEKIYGVETLISVKEETNPLFTSSTNLVFNWGGASDQIQTISTTLQSRSHNELVVDKLQFYIDYLVQGEYNILDAYGAVPFYVDIDKKQGQLVGNLIGVKFITENVYELRIPFEGTSASLIHYLDNSYTNTSVVEGEFVKKYKVGELVSLPFLNWKLRIKDSPGLYKGNEYFVRFNDFDGTVSNYRNVNVKSDDKGGSIITLGMQGANKARMVEYLNSTVKMLIKRQLDGKNQFATNTINFIDSTLIAMESQLKETGDELKSFRKDKNIYDVEEGGGAKFSDKVLNFDVEKDAINRKIQYYNSLKAYLKNSVDYSKLPAPSVAGIEDPNIVVNVSKLIALSTQRSEMAYAVKSEKIFRDFDNQMEAVKNVLLENITTAKSSLQYDLATVESKINQTESKIKRLPDDQQELIKIKRKYDLSDNIYNTFLQKRSEADIVKAANLSDIHFIDPAKDIGGGLIGPKTGVNYVLALFLGLLLPLLIIVVMFFINNTIHNPEDIQKLTSIPLIGVVGINMDNINLAVFEKPKSALSESFRAIRSSLQFLYKKNNVAGAKTLMITSSVSGEGKTFCSINIATVFALSEKKTVIVGLDLRKPKLFEEFNLQNTVGVVNYLIDQKSLDEIVNPTSIPFLDVILSGPIPPNPSELIMSDGMKELIEELKTKYDYIILDTPPVGLVADSLELSQYCDVTLYMVRQNFTKKEMITLLNNRVNRGELHNTSIILNGFENKAKYGGGYGYGYGYGNGNYSSGYHEEEKKKTILDKFKRKN from the coding sequence ATGTTAGATATTAAAGATTTTACGGTTTTTGAAAATCATCCTAGTTTTGATTTTAAAGGTTTTTTAATAAAGATATTGAGTTATTGGAAATGGTTTTTGCTATCTGTTTTTGTAGCATTAATGATAGCGTATCAAGTCAATATACGAAAGGAAAAGATTTATGGAGTCGAAACCTTGATTTCTGTAAAAGAAGAAACCAATCCACTCTTTACCTCAAGCACTAACTTAGTGTTTAATTGGGGTGGTGCATCCGATCAAATTCAGACTATTTCAACTACTTTACAATCCCGTTCTCATAATGAATTGGTGGTTGATAAATTGCAGTTTTATATTGATTATTTGGTACAAGGGGAATACAATATTTTAGACGCTTATGGAGCAGTCCCTTTTTATGTGGATATAGATAAAAAACAAGGGCAGTTAGTTGGAAATCTTATTGGAGTTAAATTTATTACCGAAAATGTGTATGAATTGAGAATTCCATTTGAAGGAACTAGCGCATCATTGATTCATTATTTGGATAATAGTTATACCAATACTTCCGTTGTAGAAGGTGAATTTGTAAAGAAATATAAAGTAGGCGAACTGGTTTCATTGCCTTTTTTGAATTGGAAATTGAGGATAAAAGACAGTCCTGGTTTGTATAAAGGCAATGAATATTTTGTCAGATTTAATGATTTTGACGGAACAGTTTCTAACTACCGTAATGTTAATGTCAAATCGGATGATAAAGGTGGATCAATAATTACTTTAGGAATGCAAGGGGCCAATAAAGCACGTATGGTTGAATATTTGAATTCGACTGTAAAAATGCTGATAAAAAGACAGTTGGATGGTAAAAATCAATTTGCTACCAATACGATTAATTTTATAGACAGTACGCTTATTGCCATGGAATCCCAATTAAAAGAAACGGGAGATGAGTTGAAATCTTTTAGAAAAGATAAAAACATTTATGATGTTGAAGAAGGTGGTGGTGCTAAGTTCTCGGATAAAGTGTTGAATTTTGATGTTGAAAAAGATGCAATTAATCGTAAAATTCAGTATTACAACTCCCTGAAAGCCTATTTGAAAAACAGCGTCGATTACTCTAAGTTACCAGCACCTTCAGTAGCAGGTATCGAGGATCCTAATATTGTTGTGAATGTTTCCAAACTAATTGCACTTTCTACTCAAAGATCAGAAATGGCTTACGCTGTAAAGAGTGAGAAAATTTTTAGAGATTTTGACAATCAAATGGAAGCAGTAAAGAATGTATTATTAGAAAATATAACTACAGCAAAATCTTCTTTGCAATATGATTTGGCAACTGTTGAAAGTAAAATCAATCAGACGGAAAGCAAGATTAAGAGACTTCCAGATGACCAACAGGAATTGATAAAGATCAAAAGAAAATATGATTTAAGTGATAATATTTACAATACTTTTTTGCAAAAGCGTAGTGAGGCAGATATTGTTAAAGCCGCTAATTTGTCAGATATTCATTTTATTGATCCTGCAAAAGATATAGGAGGAGGTTTAATCGGGCCAAAAACAGGAGTAAATTATGTTTTAGCCTTATTTCTTGGTTTGTTACTTCCTTTACTTATTATTGTTGTTATGTTTTTTATCAATAATACGATTCATAATCCAGAAGACATCCAGAAACTAACAAGCATACCATTAATAGGAGTGGTTGGAATCAATATGGATAATATAAATTTAGCGGTTTTTGAAAAACCAAAATCTGCATTATCTGAATCATTTAGAGCGATCCGATCATCTCTTCAATTTTTGTATAAAAAAAATAACGTAGCGGGAGCCAAAACCTTAATGATTACTTCATCGGTAAGTGGGGAAGGAAAAACATTTTGTTCGATTAACATTGCTACAGTATTTGCTTTGAGCGAAAAAAAGACAGTGATTGTTGGTTTGGATTTGAGAAAACCAAAACTGTTTGAAGAATTTAATTTACAAAATACGGTAGGGGTAGTCAATTATTTAATCGATCAAAAAAGTTTGGATGAGATTGTAAATCCTACTTCTATTCCTTTTTTGGATGTGATACTTTCTGGGCCAATTCCTCCGAATCCTTCTGAATTGATTATGAGTGATGGAATGAAAGAATTGATAGAAGAGCTAAAAACAAAATACGATTATATTATTTTGGATACACCTCCAGTTGGTCTGGTTGCTGATTCACTTGAATTGTCCCAATATTGCGATGTAACTTTATATATGGTGCGACAAAATTTCACTAAAAAAGAAATGATTACATTATTGAACAATAGGGTTAATCGAGGGGAGTTACACAATACTAGTATTATTCTAAATGGTTTTGAAAATAAAGCTAAGTATGGTGGTGGGTATGGTTATGGATATGGGTATGGAAATGGTAATTATTCTAGCGGTTATCATGAAGAGGAAAAGAAGAAAACTATATTGGATAAATTTAAAAGAAAGAATTAA
- a CDS encoding SDR family oxidoreductase → MIENSNKKILITGGAGFIGSNLCDYFLSKNYKVVCLDNFATGHRHNLKDFLNNKDFKLIEGDIRNLETCQQAVIGVDYILHQAALGSVPRSINDPITSNDVNVSGFLNMLVAARDAKVKRFVYAASSSTYGDSIGLPKVEDVIGKPLSPYAITKYVNELYAEIFSRTYGLETIGLRYFNVFGRKQDPNGAYAAVIPKFVMQLMQHESPKINGDGNYSRDFTYIDNVIQMNELAMTTENPEAVNTVYNTAYGDRNTLNDLVGYLKNYLSAYDPKIAQVAIEYGPNRAGDIPHSLASIDKAKTILGYDPKFSLQEGLKEAVGWYWENLSS, encoded by the coding sequence ATGATTGAAAACAGTAACAAAAAAATATTAATTACAGGAGGAGCCGGATTTATAGGGTCTAATTTATGTGACTATTTTTTGTCTAAAAATTACAAAGTAGTTTGTTTGGATAATTTCGCAACTGGGCATCGACATAATTTGAAAGATTTTTTGAATAATAAAGATTTTAAATTAATTGAAGGTGATATTCGGAATTTAGAAACCTGTCAACAAGCCGTTATAGGAGTTGATTATATCTTGCATCAGGCAGCTTTGGGTTCTGTTCCAAGATCTATTAACGACCCTATCACTTCAAATGATGTCAATGTTTCCGGCTTTTTGAATATGTTAGTAGCAGCGAGAGATGCTAAGGTAAAACGGTTTGTATATGCTGCTAGTTCTTCAACTTATGGAGATTCAATTGGATTGCCAAAAGTAGAAGATGTAATTGGTAAACCTTTGTCACCATATGCTATAACCAAATATGTAAATGAGTTGTATGCTGAAATTTTTAGTAGAACCTATGGATTGGAGACTATTGGATTGCGTTATTTTAATGTATTTGGCAGAAAACAAGATCCCAATGGAGCTTATGCAGCAGTTATTCCAAAATTTGTGATGCAATTGATGCAACATGAAAGTCCTAAAATAAATGGTGACGGAAATTATTCGCGTGATTTTACATATATTGACAATGTGATTCAGATGAATGAATTGGCAATGACTACGGAAAATCCAGAGGCTGTTAATACGGTTTATAATACTGCTTATGGGGATCGGAATACTTTAAATGACTTGGTGGGTTATTTAAAAAACTATTTATCTGCATACGATCCCAAAATTGCTCAAGTTGCAATTGAATATGGTCCCAATAGAGCAGGAGATATTCCGCATTCATTAGCCAGTATTGATAAAGCCAAAACAATTTTGGGTTATGATCCTAAATTTTCTTTGCAAGAAGGATTGAAGGAAGCTGTGGGTTGGTATTGGGAGAATTTGAGCAGCTAG